In Salvia miltiorrhiza cultivar Shanhuang (shh) chromosome 4, IMPLAD_Smil_shh, whole genome shotgun sequence, the DNA window aaaaataaagaaattgatGATGCATGGTTTGCTATCTATTTAGactattcaaatattttatgtgAAATCACATGATAATTGTCTTTTCTCAATTTTCTTTATTAAATCatgtataatttaataaattaaaaattaaatatgatagcaccactacaaaaaaaagttcCATTAGTGACATGAGGTTTGGTAGCTATTttgtgtgtcataaaaattagtgacatttgatGATATGGCTAATCACTAATAGTTACACTTTCAAAcaccactaatttttatgacacgaGCTACCAAGCCTTATGTCACTAATgggaattttttttgtagtgcacGGAAAACAATTTAATTGAAAAACTGATTTGCAATGCATACATCAAACGTAGAAGTATATGGCAGCGGAAGATTATTTAGGTCACTAAATTACAATTTGTTGAACTGTCAACAAACATCTTTCCTATCATTAGTAAGGGGGGAcgcaaaaaattaatttggagGGAGGTGAAATTGAATTTTTGCGGGCACAAGGGttctaaaaaaagaataaataaaataaattatgatagtgtacaaattaattaaagctttATTCTGAGAAAAATTAAGAAGGTGCAAAGTATCAGAGAAAAACGCGAAGCAGCGCGAGACCAACGGCAGCAATGGAGGCAAATGTACCTACACAATACTTGATCAACTCGTATTTCAATGCTTCTATAAGTGCCCTCAATCCATGAGTTTCCTGTCACACATTAATTAGTTGTAAGAATCTGAGATCATCTGCAaattgtatgagtttttgatcATGAGCACTCACTCGATCTATCTTGCTATTGAGGTTAATAGTTTCTTGATGATGATGGTTGAGCTCATCCCGGATTCGCCTGATCACCCACAAATCATCAGAATTGCAGATGTatccatacatatatatatatattctttaattaattaCCCTTTTTCAAGATTAAGATCCAAACGCAAGCCTGCTGTGACTTTGTCGACTTCATATCTGAATATATCAGACATTCAGATTAATTTATAGAAACATGATCGTGATGGAGGTGTAAAAGAATTAGGTAGGCGCGCACCTTAACTCACTGCGGATTTTTTCAATGTCGGACTTCAATTTCTCATTCTCCTGTTGTAGTAAGGATACATGGTGAATCTGCACCAATTTaatttcttcatcatcatcttgGTTTGGATATTAATCAAAATCATAAATGTATGAGATGCATATATACCACAGAACTTTTAACTTCGGTTTCGAATTTGGAGGAGTTGGATTCGAGCATCATCACGCTCTAGAAATTAAAGGGCGAAGAATGAATGAATTTAATAtgaagtaaaaagaaaaaagcgaAAAGAAGGTGGAAAAGGGGGCGGGGCAGACTTTCTCCATGTCAACTTTGGAGGCGAAGTTGTGAGAGACATTGTCGTAGCTGTCGTTCTGAACTTCCTTCAACGCCTCCGTGATCGCCTCCGCTTGCTTCGTCGGCAACCCGTTCGCCTCCAATCTCCTCACCTAATTATTAACCAATAAATgcactttcttcttttttcaacaaaaaaagaaaatgagagaaataATTTACGAGAGCCAAAGTGTCGACGAGGATGAGGCGTCTGCAGTCGGGTCTAACGAGATCGCAGGAGGGTCGGGAGACGTGATCGGAGAAGGTTCTGGATGCGGATACTCTGAATCCGAATCCGACCCGGTTGGCGCCATGCAAGCGGGGGGCCATTAGCAGAGCCCGCCTGCAGTATGCGGCTGCCATTTCAGATGATAATGCGATTAATGCCCGCCGAATTCCGACCAAGAATTAACATATAAGAAGATGGGCTAAACCAAAACAATTACAAAAACTaaaagggagagaaagagagagagcgaTCGAGATATATATGTAGATGGGGTAACGAGCAGACAACTAAAATCGGAAGATATTTAGGAAGCCAAAAGTGGAAGATATTTAATGGCTATAATGAGTAGACAACCAAAAATTATGGGGAGCAGTCCAATTGCTCTAATGGAAGATGACTTAATTTCAAAAACAACAttgaaactaaaagaaaaaaaatatcgCCCACCGTGGGGCTCGAACCCACGACCACAAGGTTAAGAGCCTTGCGCTCTACCAACTGAGCTAGACGGGCTTATTGTTAGGCATAGGAATAAGTGTTTTCATATAAGATCAAAAATGCTAAATCCATGTAAACACAAGCTTGTTCAAGAATTTTAAAGCACATTTAAGCAACTACTATCAGTTTCGAGATCTGCTTGTTAAGATAACTTACAAAACAGTTAATTCCAAGcagtccatatatatatatataaaaaaaaaatcattcttatataacaaaaataaaaattataaaacttttatttcttatatgaaattacattattattcttattttttcttttgtcaaTTTTCTCACTTTCTTATCATCTAAGCGGAAATCGACAGTCTTCTAGCAACACATCCTCCAACCccaatcgagagagagagaggcaacgTGATCGTTCGAAGCTATTGAATTTAAAGTGAAGAGCAGGTAGACATAGAAGAGAGAGAATAAGCAATAGGATTTGAAGGAGGATTTCATTGATTCGAAAACTGATTTACAAATTGAAGATCGAAGCTTTTATACAAGACAAATGAAGCTTCTAGATCTAGGTCCAGCTTAACTAACTTTGACTATTCTATTAACAACTTGAGCTGACAAAACAACTACTTTAACAGaataaataactaataagtttaACATACACCAAAAAAAGTTTCTTCCTTAGCCATTATTGCGAGAGTAAAGTCGGAGCTTATCCCTTAGAAGGCAGAATCGCGGTTCAGCAAGGGGTTTGGTGAAGATGTCGGCAATTTGGTCGAGGGCAGGAATATGGCCAACATCAAGAAAATGATCTTGCACTTTTTCGCGAACAAAGTGAACATCAATTTCTATATGCTTTGTTCGAGCATGGAACATAGGATTTGAGAATAGAGCCACGGCACTTGAATTATCACACCATAATTTGTGCGGTGGAGAGAGTGATAGTCCAAGCTCTTGACATAAAGCATAAAGCCAAGTAATTTCTGTGGTAACATTAGCTAAGGATCTATATTCAGATTTTGTGCTGCTACGTGATACAACATGT includes these proteins:
- the LOC131021663 gene encoding protein FMP32, mitochondrial-like; translation: MAAAYCRRALLMAPRLHGANRVGFGFRVSASRTFSDHVSRPSCDLVRPDCRRLILVDTLALVRRLEANGLPTKQAEAITEALKEVQNDSYDNVSHNFASKVDMEKSVMMLESNSSKFETEVKSSVIHHVSLLQQENEKLKSDIEKIRSELRYEVDKVTAGLRLDLNLEKGRIRDELNHHHQETINLNSKIDRETHGLRALIEALKYELIKYCVGTFASIAAVGLALLRVFL